In the genome of Variibacter gotjawalensis, one region contains:
- the fdh3B gene encoding formate dehydrogenase FDH3 subunit beta yields the protein MARMKFLCDADRCIECNACVTACKNENEVPWGINRRRVVTINDGKPGERSVSMACMHCTDAPCAAVCPVSCFYTTADAVVLHSKELCIGCGYCFYACPFGAPQYPKVGNFGSRGKMDKCTYCAGGPEADDSPAEFASYGGNRLAEGKLPLCAEMCSTKSLLAGDGEVIAQIYKERVMQRGYGSGAWGWMTAYRETINV from the coding sequence ATGGCAAGAATGAAGTTTCTCTGCGACGCTGACCGCTGCATCGAGTGCAACGCTTGCGTCACAGCTTGTAAGAACGAGAACGAAGTGCCGTGGGGCATCAACCGCCGGCGCGTCGTGACGATCAACGATGGCAAGCCGGGCGAACGTTCGGTCTCGATGGCATGCATGCATTGCACCGACGCGCCGTGCGCGGCCGTGTGTCCGGTGAGCTGCTTCTACACGACGGCCGACGCCGTCGTGTTGCATTCGAAAGAACTCTGCATCGGTTGCGGCTACTGCTTCTACGCGTGCCCGTTCGGCGCGCCGCAGTATCCGAAGGTCGGCAACTTTGGCTCGCGCGGCAAGATGGATAAGTGCACCTATTGCGCGGGCGGCCCGGAAGCCGACGACTCGCCGGCGGAGTTTGCGTCATACGGCGGCAATCGCCTTGCCGAAGGCAAGCTGCCCCTCTGTGCGGAGATGTGCTCGACAAAGTCGCTGCTCGCCGGCGACGGCGAAGTGATCGCACAAATCTACAAGGAGCGTGTGATGCAGCGCGGTTACGGCTCCGGCGCGTGGGGCTGGATGACGGCTTATCGCGAGACGATCAACGTTTAA
- a CDS encoding VOC family protein has protein sequence MRYLHTMLRVRDLDASLDFFVNKMGLVEVRRYDDQKGKFTNVFLAGPDDKSLVADSKKAGREAPLVELTYNWDAEDYGEARYFGHLAYEVDDIYATCEKLQNAGVVINRPPRDGRMAFVRSPDKQSIELLQKGDALPPQEPWSSMGNTGNW, from the coding sequence GTGAGGTACTTGCATACGATGTTGCGCGTCCGCGACCTCGACGCTTCGCTCGACTTCTTTGTCAACAAGATGGGGCTCGTCGAGGTCCGTCGCTACGACGACCAAAAAGGCAAATTCACGAACGTTTTCCTGGCCGGTCCGGACGACAAGTCGCTCGTCGCCGATTCGAAAAAGGCCGGTCGCGAGGCACCGCTCGTCGAGCTAACTTATAACTGGGATGCCGAGGACTACGGCGAAGCTCGCTATTTCGGCCATTTGGCCTACGAGGTCGACGATATCTATGCGACCTGTGAGAAACTGCAGAACGCCGGCGTCGTCATCAATCGCCCGCCGCGCGATGGCCGGATGGCCTTCGTCCGCAGCCCGGACAAGCAATCGATCGAGCTTTTGCAGAAGGGCGACGCTCTACCGCCTCAGGAGCCGTGGTCTTCAATGGGCAATACCGGAAATTGGTGA
- a CDS encoding ETC complex I subunit, with translation MTARIFKPARTAMQSGTAKTKEWLLEYEPEEPRSVEPLMGWTSSGDMKQQLRLRFETAEEAIAYCDRNGIAYAVQAAKEPARRTIAYSDNFAFSRTTPWTH, from the coding sequence ATGACGGCTCGCATTTTCAAACCTGCCCGCACCGCGATGCAATCTGGCACCGCCAAGACGAAGGAATGGCTGCTCGAATACGAACCCGAAGAGCCGCGTTCGGTCGAGCCGCTGATGGGTTGGACCTCGTCGGGAGACATGAAGCAGCAGCTTCGTCTCCGTTTTGAGACCGCCGAAGAGGCCATCGCTTACTGCGATCGCAACGGAATTGCTTATGCGGTGCAAGCGGCGAAAGAGCCGGCGCGCCGCACCATCGCTTACTCGGACAACTTTGCCTTCTCGCGAACGACCCCCTGGACGCACTGA
- a CDS encoding NAD(P)H-dependent oxidoreductase subunit E, whose amino-acid sequence MNLHVPPRDAEPARRKRPRRTPKGRQLDLVAAQDIGELLGNRPRRRDLLIEHLHLIQDRYGHLSAAHLAALAAEMKMAQTEVYEVATFYAHFDVVKEGADTPPAVTVRVCDSLSCAMAGAEKMLNRLPEILGPDVRVVRAPCMGACDRAPVVAVGHVQTMRATAELVSDAIHHDTHAHAAEPAKDLPSYQADGGYRLLKACLDGARNRDDVIAAVNDAGLRGLGGAGFPTGRKWSLVRAEPGPRLMAVNGDEGEPGTFKDRHYLGLDPHRFIEGMLLAAWVVEAREVFFYLRDEYPELRLMLLDEIAKAEAAGLSPHTKVHLRRGAGAYICGEESAMIESIEGKRGLPRHRPPYVAQVGLFGRPTLVQNVETLFWICDIVEKGASWFTSQGRNERKGFRSFSVSGRVKNPGVKLAPAGVTMQELIDEFSGGMLDGHKFKAYLPGGASGGILPASMADIPLDFGTLEKHGCFVGSHAVVVLSDQDDMKQVALNLMRFFEDESCGQCTPCRVGTEKAVRLMAQGPWDESLLNELASVMRDASICGLGQAAPNPLISVLKHFRDDLTKPLSAW is encoded by the coding sequence ATGAATTTGCACGTACCGCCACGCGACGCAGAGCCCGCGCGTCGCAAGCGTCCGCGCCGTACCCCCAAAGGCCGTCAGCTCGACCTCGTAGCCGCCCAGGACATCGGCGAGCTCTTAGGCAACCGGCCACGTCGCCGCGATCTGCTGATCGAGCACCTCCATCTCATCCAGGACCGCTACGGCCATCTGTCGGCTGCGCACCTTGCTGCGCTCGCCGCCGAGATGAAGATGGCGCAGACCGAAGTCTACGAAGTTGCGACCTTCTATGCTCACTTCGACGTCGTGAAGGAAGGCGCGGATACGCCGCCGGCCGTCACGGTGCGTGTCTGCGACAGCCTTTCTTGCGCAATGGCAGGCGCCGAGAAAATGCTGAATCGCCTTCCGGAAATTCTAGGACCCGACGTTCGAGTCGTGCGCGCACCCTGCATGGGCGCGTGCGATCGGGCGCCGGTTGTTGCGGTCGGGCACGTTCAGACCATGCGGGCGACGGCCGAACTCGTTTCAGATGCAATCCATCATGATACGCACGCGCACGCAGCGGAGCCGGCAAAAGACTTGCCCTCGTATCAAGCCGACGGCGGCTATCGGCTACTCAAAGCTTGCCTCGATGGAGCGCGCAATCGCGACGACGTCATAGCTGCTGTTAATGACGCAGGCTTGCGAGGCCTTGGCGGTGCCGGTTTCCCGACCGGGCGCAAATGGTCGTTGGTGCGTGCCGAGCCTGGCCCTCGGTTGATGGCGGTCAATGGCGACGAAGGCGAACCCGGAACATTCAAGGACCGGCACTATCTCGGACTCGACCCGCATCGCTTCATCGAGGGAATGCTGCTGGCAGCATGGGTCGTCGAAGCGCGCGAAGTGTTCTTCTACTTGCGCGACGAGTATCCCGAGCTTCGCTTGATGCTGCTGGACGAGATAGCGAAGGCAGAGGCCGCCGGCCTTTCGCCGCATACGAAGGTGCACCTGCGCCGCGGCGCCGGAGCTTACATCTGCGGAGAAGAGTCCGCGATGATCGAATCGATCGAGGGCAAGCGCGGGTTGCCGCGACATCGCCCGCCTTACGTCGCGCAGGTCGGCCTCTTCGGCCGGCCGACGCTCGTACAGAATGTCGAAACGCTGTTTTGGATTTGCGACATCGTCGAGAAAGGCGCGTCGTGGTTCACGTCGCAAGGGCGTAACGAGCGCAAAGGCTTTCGCTCTTTCTCCGTATCCGGCCGGGTCAAAAATCCAGGCGTGAAGCTCGCCCCCGCTGGCGTCACAATGCAGGAATTGATCGACGAGTTTTCCGGCGGGATGCTCGATGGACATAAGTTCAAGGCTTACCTACCGGGTGGTGCGTCGGGCGGCATTCTTCCCGCATCGATGGCCGATATCCCGCTCGACTTCGGCACGCTGGAAAAACACGGCTGCTTCGTCGGTTCTCACGCTGTCGTCGTCCTTTCCGATCAAGACGACATGAAGCAAGTTGCGCTCAATCTCATGCGCTTCTTCGAAGACGAAAGCTGCGGCCAATGCACGCCGTGCCGAGTCGGCACCGAGAAGGCCGTGCGTTTGATGGCCCAAGGCCCGTGGGACGAGTCTCTCCTCAACGAACTCGCCTCCGTGATGCGCGACGCGTCCATCTGCGGCCTTGGGCAGGCTGCGCCAAATCCGTTGATCAGCGTGTTGAAGCATTTCCGCGATGATCTGACCAAGCCTCTGAGCGCATGGTGA
- the fdhF gene encoding formate dehydrogenase subunit alpha encodes MTNPSDQKPMGYGHDKKGAAGGENTGDGKPHVDHSAPVDKVAGVGQAGDAITFVLDGKEVQASADETIWQVAQRCGTTIPHLCYSPEPGYRADGNCRACVVEIEGERVLAASCIRKPTAGMKVKTQSERATAGRNMVLELLVTDQPKREVAHDPASKFWNWAAKMDVSVSRFPEREKIGADRSHPAMAVNLDACIQCNLCVRACREVQVNDVIGMAGRGHNEKIVFDFDDPMGSSTCVACGECVQACPTGALMPSTLVDENNIRTEAYFPDREVDSVCPYCGVGCQLTYNVKDDKLLYVTGKAGPANESRLCVKGRFGFDYVSNPQRLTQPLVRKDGVPKRADDLVDPANPWTHFRVATWEEAMERAAAGLVKVRDRDGPRALAGFGSAKGSNEEAYLFQKLVRTGFGSNNVDHCTRLCHASSVAALLEGVGSAAVTATFNECKNSDVIVVIGANPTENHPVAATFFKQAAKRGTKLIIMDPRGTAMKRHAWKMMQFKNGTDVAMLNGLLNVIITEKLYDQQYVQTYTEDFEKLAESVKPFTPEEMSPICGIEPDVLREVARTFARAESAIIFWGMGVSQHTHGTDNARCLIALSLICGQVGRPGTGLHPLRGQNNVQGASDAGLIPMFFPDYKSVENSEIRAKYEAAWGVTLDPKRGKTVVEIMDAIHADEIKGMYIMGENPAMSDPDLNHARGALAHLEHLVVQDIFLTETASYADVILPASAWPEKNGTVTNTNRQVQMGRAAIPLPGEARQDLWIIQDLAQRIGCDWNYTDVSQVFTEMSSLMPALANISWDRVAREDHVTYPVDGPDVSGRDVVFDKGFPREGGVAKLVATRYTAPDEVPDAEYPFILSTGRQLEHWHTGSMTRRATVLDALEPTAIAQLSRGTISKLGIQPGDMVRVSTRRGTVSLAARQDDAVPDGVVFIPFAYVEAAANLLTNPALDPFGKIPEFKFCAAKVERDEPIHEAAE; translated from the coding sequence ATGACGAATCCGAGCGATCAAAAGCCGATGGGCTACGGCCACGACAAAAAAGGCGCGGCCGGTGGAGAGAACACTGGCGATGGCAAGCCGCACGTCGATCACAGCGCGCCGGTAGATAAGGTCGCAGGCGTGGGCCAAGCTGGCGATGCGATCACTTTTGTGCTGGACGGCAAAGAGGTTCAAGCGAGCGCCGATGAAACGATCTGGCAAGTTGCGCAACGCTGCGGGACCACGATCCCGCACCTTTGCTATTCGCCGGAGCCCGGTTACCGCGCCGATGGCAACTGCCGCGCCTGCGTGGTCGAGATCGAAGGCGAGCGCGTTCTAGCCGCAAGCTGCATTCGCAAGCCGACCGCCGGCATGAAGGTCAAAACGCAAAGCGAGCGCGCCACCGCCGGGCGCAACATGGTGCTCGAGCTTCTGGTGACGGACCAGCCGAAGCGCGAAGTCGCACACGACCCTGCGTCGAAGTTCTGGAACTGGGCGGCGAAGATGGATGTGTCCGTCAGCCGTTTTCCGGAGCGCGAGAAGATCGGCGCGGATCGCAGCCATCCCGCAATGGCCGTCAACCTCGATGCATGTATCCAGTGCAATCTGTGTGTTCGAGCTTGCCGCGAAGTTCAGGTGAACGACGTCATCGGCATGGCGGGCCGCGGTCACAACGAAAAAATCGTATTCGATTTCGACGACCCGATGGGCAGCTCCACCTGCGTGGCGTGCGGCGAGTGCGTGCAAGCGTGCCCGACTGGGGCCCTGATGCCGTCGACACTCGTCGATGAGAACAACATCCGCACCGAAGCATATTTCCCCGATCGCGAAGTCGATAGCGTCTGCCCCTACTGCGGCGTCGGTTGCCAGCTCACTTACAATGTTAAAGACGACAAGCTGCTCTACGTGACCGGCAAAGCGGGTCCGGCGAACGAGAGCCGTCTTTGCGTGAAAGGCCGCTTCGGCTTCGATTACGTCAGCAATCCGCAACGTCTAACGCAACCGCTCGTCCGCAAGGATGGCGTGCCGAAGCGCGCTGATGACCTCGTCGATCCCGCTAATCCGTGGACGCATTTCCGGGTCGCCACGTGGGAAGAAGCGATGGAACGCGCCGCAGCCGGTCTCGTTAAGGTGCGCGATCGCGATGGTCCGCGCGCGCTCGCCGGTTTCGGTTCTGCGAAGGGGTCGAACGAAGAAGCGTATCTCTTCCAGAAGCTCGTCCGCACTGGCTTCGGTTCGAACAACGTCGATCACTGCACGCGTCTGTGCCACGCCTCGTCCGTTGCCGCGCTGCTCGAGGGCGTTGGATCGGCTGCCGTCACCGCGACGTTCAACGAATGCAAGAATTCCGACGTCATCGTCGTCATCGGCGCTAACCCGACCGAGAACCATCCGGTGGCGGCGACATTTTTCAAGCAAGCCGCGAAACGCGGCACCAAGCTCATCATCATGGATCCGCGCGGCACGGCCATGAAGCGTCATGCTTGGAAGATGATGCAGTTCAAGAACGGCACCGACGTCGCGATGCTCAACGGGCTTTTGAACGTCATCATCACCGAGAAGCTTTACGATCAGCAGTATGTGCAAACCTACACGGAAGACTTCGAGAAGCTCGCCGAAAGCGTAAAGCCTTTCACGCCCGAAGAAATGTCGCCGATCTGCGGCATCGAACCAGACGTCCTGCGCGAAGTCGCGCGCACGTTTGCGCGTGCCGAAAGCGCGATCATCTTCTGGGGCATGGGCGTCTCTCAGCACACACACGGCACCGACAATGCACGCTGCCTGATCGCGTTGTCGCTAATCTGCGGCCAAGTCGGCCGCCCAGGCACCGGACTGCATCCACTTCGTGGACAGAACAACGTGCAGGGTGCGTCAGACGCGGGCCTGATCCCGATGTTCTTCCCGGACTACAAGTCCGTCGAGAACTCCGAAATTCGCGCCAAATACGAAGCAGCTTGGGGCGTTACGCTCGACCCGAAGCGCGGCAAGACCGTCGTCGAGATCATGGACGCGATCCACGCGGACGAAATCAAGGGCATGTACATCATGGGCGAGAACCCCGCGATGTCCGATCCCGATCTGAACCACGCGCGCGGCGCTCTCGCGCATCTCGAACATCTCGTCGTGCAGGACATCTTCCTCACCGAGACGGCGTCATATGCGGATGTCATATTGCCGGCGAGCGCGTGGCCCGAAAAAAACGGCACCGTCACCAACACCAACCGGCAAGTCCAGATGGGACGTGCTGCTATTCCTCTGCCGGGTGAGGCGCGACAAGATCTCTGGATCATCCAAGACTTGGCGCAGCGTATCGGCTGCGACTGGAACTACACAGACGTGAGTCAGGTCTTCACCGAGATGTCGTCGTTGATGCCGGCGCTTGCCAATATCTCCTGGGATCGTGTCGCGCGCGAAGATCACGTCACCTATCCGGTCGATGGACCGGACGTGTCTGGTCGCGATGTGGTGTTCGACAAGGGCTTTCCGCGCGAAGGCGGCGTCGCAAAACTCGTTGCCACGCGCTACACCGCGCCGGACGAAGTACCGGATGCCGAGTATCCGTTCATTCTCTCGACAGGACGCCAGCTGGAGCACTGGCACACCGGCTCCATGACACGGCGCGCAACGGTGCTCGATGCATTGGAGCCGACGGCAATCGCGCAACTTTCGCGCGGCACTATTTCGAAGCTGGGCATCCAGCCCGGCGACATGGTTCGCGTCTCAACGCGTCGCGGAACGGTGAGCCTCGCTGCGCGTCAGGACGATGCCGTCCCGGATGGAGTGGTCTTCATTCCCTTTGCCTACGTCGAAGCGGCGGCAAACCTGCTGACGAACCCAGCGCTCGACCCATTCGGGAAAATTCCGGAGTTCAAATTCTGCGCCGCGAAGGTTGAACGCGACGAACCCATTCACGAAGCCGCGGAGTAA
- a CDS encoding DUF192 domain-containing protein: MQFFGWRTNIAAAFAALLMVVGIAAAKGPEFQTLEIASGSGVHTFLVEVVANDADRAKGLMYRKELPEGQGMLFDFQREQEIAMWMENTYVSLDMVFIRGDGRILRIAENTEPLSRRTIPSGGPVKGVLEVVAGTARKLGLKPGDRVGHPMFSGR, encoded by the coding sequence ATGCAATTCTTCGGGTGGCGAACCAATATCGCGGCAGCTTTCGCCGCGTTGCTGATGGTTGTCGGGATCGCCGCAGCCAAGGGCCCGGAGTTTCAAACGCTCGAGATCGCGTCCGGCTCCGGCGTTCATACCTTTCTGGTTGAAGTTGTCGCGAATGATGCCGACCGCGCCAAAGGTTTGATGTACCGGAAAGAGTTGCCCGAAGGGCAGGGCATGCTGTTTGACTTCCAGCGCGAGCAAGAGATCGCGATGTGGATGGAGAACACCTATGTCTCGCTCGACATGGTGTTCATCAGGGGCGATGGCCGCATTCTGCGCATTGCCGAGAATACGGAGCCGTTATCGCGCCGCACGATCCCGTCCGGCGGCCCCGTCAAAGGGGTACTCGAAGTCGTTGCCGGCACTGCGAGAAAACTCGGGTTGAAACCCGGCGATCGCGTCGGTCATCCGATGTTTAGCGGCAGGTGA
- a CDS encoding formate dehydrogenase subunit gamma codes for MNTFFRTLALCAALIVPAVTANAQQPTTVNPQASSVQERQLLDALKGGETVQGRVSIPDRKSGTLIQPEGRDWRKFHEVTLKWLGMISVLGMLALLIVFYLMRGMVKIEHGRSGRTVVRFNGFERFVHWMTASCFIVLAISGLNITFGKNLLLPIIGPEAFTGFSQWGKYAHNYLSFPFTIGVVLICLMWLAGNIPNRRDAEWIRRGGGIVGNDHPPAERFNAGQKLIYWIVVLGGGAVAVSGYILMFPFYGTAVGGMQLAQMVHAIIAVLFVAAMLGHIYIGTIGMEGAFEAMGSGKVDVNWAREHHSLWLQEELAREGRTEQPAIRPHATPAE; via the coding sequence ATGAACACATTTTTCCGCACGCTGGCGCTTTGCGCCGCGCTGATCGTGCCGGCTGTAACGGCGAACGCCCAACAGCCGACGACGGTGAATCCGCAGGCTAGCTCGGTGCAGGAGCGGCAGTTGCTCGATGCGCTTAAGGGCGGCGAAACCGTTCAAGGCCGCGTATCTATCCCGGATCGCAAGTCCGGCACGCTCATTCAGCCGGAAGGCCGCGACTGGCGCAAATTTCATGAAGTGACGCTAAAGTGGCTCGGCATGATCTCGGTGCTCGGGATGCTCGCGCTGCTGATCGTTTTCTATCTCATGCGCGGCATGGTGAAGATCGAGCATGGCCGGTCGGGCCGCACCGTCGTTCGCTTTAACGGCTTCGAACGCTTTGTTCACTGGATGACGGCGAGTTGCTTCATCGTGCTCGCGATCTCCGGCCTGAACATCACGTTCGGCAAGAATCTGCTATTGCCGATCATTGGGCCTGAAGCGTTCACGGGCTTCTCGCAGTGGGGCAAATACGCGCACAACTATCTGAGCTTCCCGTTCACGATCGGTGTTGTCCTGATTTGCCTGATGTGGCTCGCCGGCAATATTCCGAACCGGCGCGATGCCGAGTGGATACGCCGCGGTGGCGGCATCGTCGGTAACGATCACCCGCCGGCGGAACGCTTCAATGCCGGTCAAAAGTTGATCTACTGGATCGTCGTGCTCGGTGGAGGAGCCGTTGCGGTTTCGGGCTACATCTTAATGTTCCCGTTTTACGGCACAGCCGTCGGCGGGATGCAGCTCGCACAGATGGTCCACGCGATCATTGCGGTGCTCTTCGTCGCTGCGATGCTTGGTCACATCTACATCGGCACGATCGGCATGGAAGGCGCTTTCGAGGCCATGGGATCGGGCAAGGTCGACGTCAATTGGGCGCGCGAGCATCACAGCTTGTGGCTTCAAGAAGAACTGGCCCGCGAGGGCCGGACCGAGCAGCCGGCCATTCGCCCGCATGCGACACCGGCCGAGTAA
- a CDS encoding SIR2 family NAD-dependent protein deacylase — translation MIEENLENAMARLRDMFDRAERILPFTGAGISTECGIPDFRSPGGFWTKNRPIPFDEFLTDRGARDESWRRRFAMQDSFGSAKPGRGHRALALLNLIGKAPEVITQNIDNLHQDSGILPNDVIELHGNTSYATCLDCGKRYELAWMRERFEANGGHAPDCDCGGFIKTATISFGQSMPAEPMRRAEAATLACDLFLVVGSSLVVWPAAGFPAIAKRNGAKLVIINRDATDIDDEADVVVRHDIGTVLAPFAAQ, via the coding sequence ATGATTGAAGAAAACCTCGAGAATGCCATGGCACGTTTGCGCGATATGTTCGATCGCGCCGAACGCATCCTGCCATTCACCGGCGCCGGGATATCGACCGAATGCGGCATCCCGGATTTCCGCTCGCCGGGTGGCTTTTGGACCAAGAACCGGCCGATCCCATTCGACGAATTCCTCACCGATCGTGGCGCGCGCGATGAGTCGTGGCGGCGCCGCTTCGCGATGCAGGACAGTTTCGGTAGCGCGAAGCCGGGGAGGGGACACCGTGCACTTGCACTCCTCAACCTGATCGGCAAGGCGCCGGAAGTGATCACTCAAAATATCGACAACTTGCACCAAGACTCCGGCATTCTGCCCAACGACGTTATAGAGCTTCACGGCAATACCTCGTACGCGACGTGTCTCGATTGCGGTAAACGCTACGAGCTTGCGTGGATGCGCGAACGCTTTGAAGCGAATGGCGGCCATGCACCGGACTGCGACTGCGGCGGCTTCATCAAGACCGCGACGATCTCATTCGGGCAATCGATGCCGGCCGAACCGATGCGCAGAGCCGAAGCCGCAACGCTCGCGTGCGATCTTTTTCTGGTCGTCGGTTCATCGCTGGTCGTCTGGCCGGCTGCGGGTTTTCCCGCGATCGCAAAGCGCAACGGCGCGAAACTCGTGATCATCAATCGCGACGCAACCGACATCGATGATGAAGCCGATGTCGTCGTGCGTCACGACATCGGCACTGTGCTCGCACCATTCGCCGCGCAGTAA
- a CDS encoding cold-shock protein yields MTSGLGAKGSDAVSASEPETLGDGATTSVLEIAGVIKWFDVSKGFGFIVPDQGGGDVLLHVTCLRRDGYQTAYEGARVVVEVSQRPKGMQVVRIKSMDNSTAIHPAQMPPARTHVQVEPTSNLERATVKWFNRLRGFGFLTRGEGTEDIFVHMETLRHFGITELRPGQTVLVRFGPGDKGLMAAEVRPDTGARSSH; encoded by the coding sequence ATGACGTCGGGTTTGGGGGCTAAGGGTTCCGACGCAGTATCTGCGTCCGAGCCTGAAACACTCGGAGACGGGGCGACGACCAGCGTTCTTGAGATCGCTGGCGTCATCAAATGGTTTGACGTTTCCAAAGGGTTTGGTTTCATCGTGCCCGATCAGGGCGGAGGTGATGTGCTTTTGCACGTCACGTGTTTGCGCCGCGATGGCTATCAAACAGCCTACGAGGGTGCGCGCGTCGTCGTCGAGGTCTCGCAGCGGCCGAAAGGCATGCAAGTCGTCCGCATCAAATCGATGGACAACTCGACAGCGATCCACCCGGCGCAGATGCCGCCGGCGCGCACGCACGTGCAAGTTGAACCCACGAGCAATCTCGAACGTGCAACTGTGAAGTGGTTCAACCGCCTTCGCGGTTTCGGCTTCCTCACGCGCGGCGAGGGCACCGAAGACATCTTCGTGCACATGGAAACCCTTCGCCACTTCGGCATCACCGAACTGCGCCCCGGTCAAACGGTCCTCGTCCGCTTCGGGCCTGGCGATAAGGGGCTGATGGCGGCGGAAGTCCGCCCCGACACCGGCGCTCGCTCTTCACACTAA